TGATTTTTTTTATCACTTTTTTCTACACATTTTTGTCCCTGTTAAGGGGGAGGGATGATCTCGGCAGCCCGTCATACATTTTACCCTGAAAAGAAACTAAACGCAAAGCAATTTAACTACAACGCATGGAGCTGACTGCAAAGACAGTTTGGGATAATTGTCTGTCTTATATCAAAGACAATATTTCCCCTCAGAGTTACAAAACCTGGTTTTTGCCGATCAAGCCCTTAAAGCTCAAAGATAATGTCTTGAGTATTCAGGTGCCTAGTAAGTTTTTCTATGAATGGCTCGAGGAAAACTATATCAAACTCCTGAAAAGCGCGATCACGCGAGAGCTTGGCGATGATGCCAAACTGGTTTACAGCATTGTGATGGAAAACACCTACGGTAATAGCAAGCCTTATACCGTGAAAATTCCATCCAGTAACCGTGGTTCTTTAAAAAATCCAAAGGTGAATATGCCTATGGAAATCGGTGAAAACGGTGTTAAGAACCCATTTATCATTCCTGGCCTGCGTAAGGTTCACGTAGAATCGCAGCTTAATCCAAACTATACTTTCGACAATTTTGTTGAAGGAGACTGTAATCGCTTAGCCCGCTCTGCCGGTTATGCCGTGGCTAAGAAACCTGGTGGTACCTCCTTTAACCCTCTTTTGCTTTATGGCGGTAATGGATTGGGAAAAACCCATTTGGCGCATGCCATTGGGATTGAAATCAAAGATCGTTATCCGGAAAAAACCGTGCTCTACGTTAGTGCTGAGAAATTCCAGCAACAATTCGTAGAAGCAATTCGAACCAACAACAAAAACGACTTTTTGCACTTCTATCAGATGATCGATATTCTGATTGTTGATGATGTGCATTCATTTGCCGGAAAAGAGAAGACTCAAGACGCCTTCTTTGAAATTTTCAATCACCTGCATCAAAATAGTAAACAAGTAATCCTTACCTCAGATCGCGCACCCGTTGATCTGCAAGGAATGGAACAACGCTTATTATCTCGTTTTAAATGGGGATTAAGTGCCGACCTTCAAGTACCCGATTTAGAAACGCGAATCGCTATTCTAAATCAGAAATTGTACAATGACGGGGTGGAAATGCCCGCCGATGTAATCGAATACCTCGCCTATTCTATTAATTCGAATGTGCGTGAATTAGAAGGAGCTTTAATCTCCTTACTCGCACAGTCTTCTTTAAATAAGAAGCGCATTACTGTAGAATTAGCGAAACAGATGATCGATAAATTCGTGAAGAACACCACTCGCGAAATCAGCATCGATTACATCCAAAAGGTAGTTTGCGATTATTTTGATATGCCAATCGAGCTCTTAAAATCTAAGACTCGTAAAAGAGAAATTGTACAGGCCCGTCAATTAGCTATGTACTTCTCTAAACAACTAACCAAAAACTCACTGGCCAGTATTGGTGCCCAATGTGGAAACAAAGACCACGCAACGGTGCTTCACGCCTGCCGGACTGTAAATAATCTTACCGAAACGGATAAACGTTTCCGCACTTATGTGGAAGACCTTCGGAAGAAATTGACCTTGAAATAATAAAAGCCCCGTACAGGGGCTTTTTATTTTGGTACCACATTCACTTTTTGACTAATTTAGAAGTGAATTTTTTCAAAGCATGACCATAAACCATTATTGGATTGTAGATGATGATCCCATTGCCCGAGTGCTTATTCGCAAGAAAATGAGCAATGAGGGTTTATGTGAGAAATTTTCAGAGTTCCAAAATGGACAGGAAGCTTTAAAAGCTTTAAAAGAAGCGGAAGAAAACGATACTCCAGATCTTATTTTTCTGGACTTAAATATGCCCATCATGGATGGCTGGGAATTTTTAGAAGAAGCGAGACACAAACTAGAGAATGTGCATGCCAGAGTGGCCATTCTGACCTCCTCTATCAGTCCCGATGATTGGGACCGTTCCCAAAACATTCCCGGTGTTTCTTGCTTCCTCAATAAACCACTTAATACGGCTGAACTTCTCAATCGAATAGATTCCAGCAGTCGGCCCAATTCCATTTAAGTGCATTTCCTAGCCGGATTAGATATTGAACAAAGTGATGGAGCGCAGTTTATTCTGCCTGAAGAAGCTGCCAAGCGAGTTTTAGCCGCCAGCCTGGAATCCGGCGAAGATCAACTCTGGGTTTTACACTCCGATTTAGCTAAGCTTCCCTCCGCTCTTAAAGATTGGGCTTATTCTGTATATGACTTCCCCTTAAATGGACATAGTGATTCAGCAGAACCTAAAAAGGCTGCTTATCGCGAAGCTCTGCTTTTTCAAATTCAACATCGGGAAAATTCACTCTTAGCGCAGGTCTTAGACCAAAGTAGCAGTGGCATACTGGTTTTCTCCGGTCAAGGTATTTTACTCTACGCCAATCAGAAAGCGGAGCATTGGCTGCCCTCTTTAAAGCAGTTACCGCTGGGCTTATTGAATATTGATCAATTTCAATGGCTTCAAAATGAGCAAGAATTTCCCTTTTCAGCCATTCCCGAAAATGAAAGCCTGGGAATTGGTCAACTGAGTTTGGATGGTGAAAAGCTGAATCGAAAACTGAATTTACAGCATCGCATTTTGCAATGGAAGAATCAGAAGTTCCGCTTATTGGAATTGGATTCTGCTACTGAATTACAGCACTTGCATGAACGATTGCATCAAACTGAGATTACCAATCAGTTATTACTGGAGCGCAGCCTGGGTGCCTATTCCTTAACTAATCATGAAAATACTATCACCTTTCTGAGTGGAGAGGTTGAAAAAATATCAGGTTACCAACCTGAAGAAATTGTTGGCATGTGTTGCTTGGATCTGGCCCATCCGAAAGACCGTCTTCGCAAGGAAAACGCGCTAAACGCCATCCACTATCAACACATGGCTCAGCAAGAAGTTAAATACCGATTACACCATCGCAGTGGTCGCTACCGTTGGGTAAAGGCTACCATGATTAATCATTTTGATACCCCTGGTATTGAGAGCATTGTAACGGTGGTTCAGGATATAGATGAACAGGAAAGAGCGCAACGCGATTTGATAGATAGCAACCATCGCTTCCGTTGGGCCAGCCGTGCTACTAAAGATGTAATTTGGGATTGGCATTATAAAGTGGGGAAGATTGAATGGGGCGAAAACCTCAGTGAGATGTACGGCTGGGATAGCCATGAACTGGATAATCCCGATAAGTGGCTCAGTCATATCCCCAAAGAAGATCATCAGAATATCCAAAATAGTCTGGATGAAGCCTTTGAGCAGCGCTCAGAAACCTGGGAATGTCGTTATCGCTTTCAAAAGAAGAATGGTGACTGGGCTTATATTCTCGACCGTGGCTATATCGAACGAGACCTGATGGGTAATGTGCTCCGCATTATTGGGGCCATGCAC
The Croceimicrobium hydrocarbonivorans genome window above contains:
- a CDS encoding response regulator, with protein sequence MTINHYWIVDDDPIARVLIRKKMSNEGLCEKFSEFQNGQEALKALKEAEENDTPDLIFLDLNMPIMDGWEFLEEARHKLENVHARVAILTSSISPDDWDRSQNIPGVSCFLNKPLNTAELLNRIDSSSRPNSI
- the dnaA gene encoding chromosomal replication initiator protein DnaA; translation: MELTAKTVWDNCLSYIKDNISPQSYKTWFLPIKPLKLKDNVLSIQVPSKFFYEWLEENYIKLLKSAITRELGDDAKLVYSIVMENTYGNSKPYTVKIPSSNRGSLKNPKVNMPMEIGENGVKNPFIIPGLRKVHVESQLNPNYTFDNFVEGDCNRLARSAGYAVAKKPGGTSFNPLLLYGGNGLGKTHLAHAIGIEIKDRYPEKTVLYVSAEKFQQQFVEAIRTNNKNDFLHFYQMIDILIVDDVHSFAGKEKTQDAFFEIFNHLHQNSKQVILTSDRAPVDLQGMEQRLLSRFKWGLSADLQVPDLETRIAILNQKLYNDGVEMPADVIEYLAYSINSNVRELEGALISLLAQSSLNKKRITVELAKQMIDKFVKNTTREISIDYIQKVVCDYFDMPIELLKSKTRKREIVQARQLAMYFSKQLTKNSLASIGAQCGNKDHATVLHACRTVNNLTETDKRFRTYVEDLRKKLTLK